A region of Myxococcus stipitatus DSM 14675 DNA encodes the following proteins:
- a CDS encoding alpha/beta fold hydrolase yields MRLPDWRAATTTGPAIPSIDEVDFRALYVKTNYVVETADGWSLVITRYRPVKQPFAQPLFGEPLLLVHGFSQNRHTWTSGQFVKNLLFFGVDIHILELRGHGKSSLDFQRERAERFKRPVPPDLKYGWDIDSYFLYDLPAAVSGVKRITRRERIFYCGHSMGGMLGYGYTGIHDDFEGLITIGAPADLGRGFMLLRMLAHGAPMLGGMIDLTLASINAGGQVGGVGQKLLARGLGAVNSKLGRRLEPESRGKLRFDAVPVDLILKFVERQIGKAEDSPLYQQLTTKVNRLINPERVGSDDIRWLLREGGEREPRKVLEQFARWIRRGEMVCYRTGYDFKRGFEKIQIPMAIIFGDMDPLASVESTRSVYRAAKSEYLLWRPVKGNSHIELTMGHDIRQICYDIKNLIEYARTHRHRSPALPRLR; encoded by the coding sequence ATGCGCCTGCCGGACTGGAGAGCCGCGACAACGACGGGGCCCGCCATCCCGTCCATCGACGAAGTCGACTTTCGGGCGCTGTATGTGAAGACGAACTACGTGGTGGAGACCGCGGACGGTTGGTCGCTGGTCATCACCCGTTACCGTCCGGTGAAGCAGCCCTTCGCCCAGCCGCTGTTCGGCGAGCCGCTGCTGCTGGTGCATGGCTTCTCGCAGAACCGGCACACGTGGACGAGCGGCCAGTTCGTCAAGAACCTGCTCTTCTTCGGCGTGGACATCCACATCCTGGAGCTGCGGGGGCACGGCAAGAGCTCGCTCGACTTCCAGCGGGAGAGGGCCGAGCGCTTCAAGCGCCCCGTGCCGCCGGACCTGAAGTACGGCTGGGACATCGACAGCTACTTCCTCTACGACTTGCCGGCGGCGGTCTCCGGGGTGAAGCGCATCACCCGCCGCGAGCGCATCTTCTACTGCGGCCACTCCATGGGCGGGATGCTGGGCTACGGCTACACCGGCATCCACGACGACTTCGAGGGCCTCATCACCATCGGCGCTCCGGCGGACCTGGGGCGCGGCTTCATGTTGCTGCGCATGCTGGCGCATGGCGCGCCGATGCTGGGCGGGATGATCGACCTGACGCTCGCGAGCATCAACGCGGGAGGGCAGGTGGGGGGCGTGGGGCAGAAGCTGCTGGCCCGGGGGCTGGGCGCGGTGAACTCGAAGCTGGGGCGCAGGCTGGAGCCCGAGTCCCGCGGCAAGCTCCGCTTCGACGCGGTGCCGGTGGACCTCATCCTCAAGTTCGTGGAGCGGCAGATCGGGAAGGCGGAGGACTCGCCGCTGTATCAGCAGCTCACGACCAAGGTGAACCGGCTCATCAATCCGGAGCGGGTGGGCTCGGATGACATCCGTTGGCTCCTGCGCGAGGGAGGGGAGCGCGAGCCCCGCAAGGTGCTGGAGCAGTTCGCCCGGTGGATTCGTCGCGGGGAGATGGTCTGCTACCGCACCGGCTACGACTTCAAGCGCGGCTTCGAGAAGATTCAAATCCCCATGGCCATCATCTTCGGGGACATGGACCCGCTGGCCTCGGTGGAGTCGACGCGCAGCGTGTATCGCGCGGCCAAGAGCGAGTACCTCCTCTGGCGGCCGGTGAAGGGCAACAGCCACATCGAGCTGACGATGGGGCACGACATCCGGCAAATCTGCTACGACATCAAGAACCTCATCGAGTACGCCCGGACACACCGCCACCGCTCGCCGGCCCTGCCGCGCCTGCGTTGA
- a CDS encoding TetR/AcrR family transcriptional regulator — protein MGQSKSAADNGNRESERRRTILRAAIDVFARKGYHGCRIADVAKEAGVAYGLVYHYFKNKDELLETVFDTGWSGFVTRVRVVVEGEGSLEAKVRGVVEVAFEAYRVDPRAVKVLILEIARSPAGSRINRQTAFVDAIRLSSELFTRAKEAGELRADADPLLSSALLFGAIEMGLTAFVTGLADSRDAQALERAKAQIADTFLHGVLVGASPGAEKDEWKPETSSTKSKAPKPS, from the coding sequence GTGGGCCAGAGCAAGTCGGCGGCGGACAACGGCAACCGCGAGAGCGAACGCCGCCGGACCATCCTGCGTGCGGCCATCGATGTGTTCGCCCGCAAGGGCTACCACGGCTGCCGCATCGCCGACGTCGCCAAGGAGGCCGGTGTCGCCTACGGCCTCGTCTACCACTACTTCAAGAACAAGGATGAGCTGCTGGAGACCGTGTTCGACACGGGCTGGAGCGGCTTCGTCACGCGTGTGCGCGTGGTGGTGGAGGGCGAAGGTTCGCTGGAGGCCAAGGTCCGCGGCGTGGTGGAAGTGGCCTTCGAGGCGTACCGCGTGGACCCTCGCGCGGTGAAGGTCCTCATCCTGGAGATTGCGCGCAGCCCCGCGGGCTCTCGCATCAACCGGCAGACGGCCTTCGTGGACGCCATCCGCTTGAGCTCGGAGCTGTTCACCCGGGCGAAGGAAGCGGGGGAGCTGCGCGCGGACGCGGACCCGCTGCTGTCCTCCGCGCTGCTCTTCGGCGCCATCGAGATGGGGCTGACCGCCTTCGTCACGGGACTCGCGGACTCGCGGGATGCGCAGGCGCTCGAGCGCGCCAAGGCGCAGATTGCCGACACCTTCCTTCACGGCGTCCTGGTCGGCGCGTCGCCAGGCGCGGAGAAAGACGAATGGAAGCCGGAGACGTCCTCTACGAAGTCCAAGGCCCCCAAGCCCTCCTGA
- a CDS encoding AMIN domain-containing protein has translation MKASAVWLLGVVLVPFWALAQAPANLNTITSVQVNGGTVTITGSKKANFTTFTMTDPPRLVIDISEAVFSDVPEETPVGNGTVTGIRTASYGSDESAIARVLIGYEREVETDIQATDSQLVIKVVGGAGQAVAQAPAATEKPTTDGSAAQASARADADRQAQEKATAEASARAEADRQAQEKAAAEATARAQADAEAEKERQRQRDADARAEEQRSAQAAADERKRQEEEARASAQAAADERKRQEEEARASAQAAEEERRASAQASADQKKREQEESRAAAKTAADEKRAAAQAAEEERRASAQAAKDEKRAAAQAAKDEAAEARRQREEEARAERERRQQERLAMATPRERREVASGGDSAEVSSRRKTMTLVGFQQQPGASRVFIQTNEPARYTVSEQGTAVVLELENSRIDLSNNTRPLDTSYFNSPVTKVEADADGRNVRVTIQLRQNAPVQARQDGNVISLDFQRTAR, from the coding sequence ATGAAGGCCTCAGCGGTGTGGCTGCTCGGCGTGGTGCTCGTGCCCTTCTGGGCGCTCGCGCAAGCCCCGGCGAACCTGAACACCATCACCAGCGTCCAGGTGAATGGCGGGACGGTGACCATCACCGGCTCGAAGAAGGCGAACTTCACCACCTTCACCATGACGGACCCGCCGCGGCTCGTCATCGACATCTCCGAGGCCGTCTTCTCCGACGTCCCCGAGGAGACGCCGGTGGGCAATGGCACCGTGACGGGCATCCGCACCGCCAGCTACGGCTCGGATGAGTCCGCCATCGCCCGCGTGCTCATCGGCTACGAGCGCGAGGTGGAGACCGACATCCAGGCCACGGACAGCCAGCTCGTCATCAAGGTGGTGGGCGGCGCGGGACAGGCCGTGGCCCAGGCTCCGGCCGCCACGGAGAAGCCCACGACGGATGGCTCCGCCGCCCAGGCCTCGGCCCGCGCGGATGCGGACCGTCAGGCCCAGGAGAAGGCCACCGCCGAGGCTTCCGCCCGCGCCGAGGCCGACCGCCAGGCCCAGGAGAAGGCCGCCGCCGAGGCCACCGCGCGGGCCCAGGCCGACGCGGAAGCCGAGAAGGAGCGCCAGCGGCAGCGGGATGCCGACGCGCGCGCCGAGGAGCAGCGCTCCGCCCAGGCCGCCGCCGACGAGCGCAAGCGCCAGGAAGAGGAGGCCCGTGCTTCCGCGCAGGCCGCCGCCGACGAGCGCAAGCGGCAGGAAGAGGAGGCCCGCGCCTCCGCCCAGGCCGCGGAAGAGGAGCGTCGTGCCTCCGCCCAGGCCTCCGCCGACCAGAAGAAGCGCGAGCAGGAGGAGTCGCGCGCGGCCGCGAAGACCGCCGCGGACGAGAAGCGCGCCGCCGCGCAGGCCGCGGAGGAGGAGCGTCGTGCGTCGGCCCAGGCGGCGAAGGACGAGAAGCGTGCCGCGGCGCAGGCCGCGAAGGACGAGGCCGCGGAGGCCCGCCGTCAGCGCGAGGAGGAGGCCCGCGCAGAGCGTGAGCGCCGTCAGCAGGAGCGCCTGGCCATGGCCACGCCCCGCGAGCGTCGTGAAGTGGCCAGCGGCGGGGACTCGGCCGAGGTGTCGTCGCGGCGCAAGACGATGACGCTGGTCGGGTTCCAGCAGCAGCCCGGGGCCTCGCGTGTCTTCATCCAGACGAATGAGCCGGCGCGCTACACCGTGAGCGAGCAGGGCACCGCGGTGGTGCTGGAGCTGGAGAACAGCCGCATCGACCTGAGCAACAACACGCGCCCGCTGGACACGTCCTACTTCAACTCGCCCGTCACCAAGGTGGAGGCGGACGCGGATGGCCGCAATGTGCGTGTCACCATCCAGCTCCGGCAGAACGCTCCGGTCCAGGCCCGGCAGGACGGCAACGTCATTTCGTTGGATTTTCAGCGCACGGCTCGGTGA
- a CDS encoding LPS-assembly protein LptD → MSLLVPLAAALLMSTAQFPLATQVQLPSGETVELAADFLTYEADKQLLTARGHCELRTGEMLLRSDEVTYDEANQVATATGNVMFVGPGGMAAVADDVRVDIRTFEATLKGGLFMQKKGVTQEAMLAAKNPEELRSMGETPVILSGSRIRRTGPNAFVVDDLAFTPCECGPDEPSWRMEASSANVVLGERATLSWPVVYVQSVPVFALPWVYLPLSERRTGFLLPSPTISGLNGISVQQPFFLTLGRSYDLTITPGYYSGSGDDKDIRLYDSDPVPGPDAVTLSEYRLPRNVGVKGPRLLTEFRYVPSERTRGRVTLGLLHDSQPLRDPRTGDFYFYPTPEGEIPRYIDKPRGWRGEASWQHLQDLGSGWFDRVDAAFVSDGFYTRDLNADILIQGVDYLRSNATVYQRQADLYAGLDVSLRQDIRFAYQFFRENRVPAGAKDAPTGSPILPRPKTFQRLPGLVFALPERPLDGLLGLTGGLRAEFTRLAPYSGGFGDEGVDGIFRPDGLYVPLGIQGTSPLDLGQANGRFDPGDREARDRIDFTSRLSTSVALGNVARMTPSLSLRQDVWAGEYSGKAWQRGYPIAGLLLDTQLVRTWEGEKAAVRHAITPSLELRYVPGGWGSVPFVRAGDGDFAQPYDEIDFAVPLTRAGATRGFLQGVLAVEQSLRLKTGNWIREPLRLRLGQGFDLTRYVPAANKPVDINSQPILRDTFARVSTSAGILNGGAMVRFDPNTGRFTQLSADFSIDDGKGHALYARYDDVLTVSDRAFNRGEPRNAVGPDSIRRPLDALVGSLSRETPGLFATERTQALIAGTRLMLGFGLGVRYEALVQPPSQDPTNQEISQNRIFNPLTQQTLGVSYGPACDCWRVEGVVTLRRDLGLEFSGVNFTVAGLGSFGSGG, encoded by the coding sequence ATGAGCCTCCTCGTTCCGCTCGCCGCTGCGCTGTTGATGTCCACGGCGCAGTTTCCGCTCGCCACCCAGGTTCAGCTCCCCTCCGGCGAGACGGTGGAGCTGGCGGCTGACTTCCTCACCTACGAAGCCGACAAGCAGCTCCTCACCGCGCGCGGCCACTGCGAGCTGCGCACCGGCGAGATGCTGCTGCGCTCGGACGAGGTGACCTACGACGAGGCGAACCAGGTGGCCACGGCCACCGGCAACGTCATGTTCGTGGGGCCGGGCGGCATGGCCGCCGTGGCGGACGACGTGAGGGTGGACATCCGCACCTTCGAGGCCACGCTCAAGGGCGGCCTCTTCATGCAGAAGAAGGGCGTCACCCAGGAGGCGATGCTCGCGGCGAAGAACCCCGAGGAGCTTCGCTCGATGGGGGAGACGCCCGTGATTCTCAGCGGCTCGCGCATCCGCCGCACGGGGCCCAACGCCTTCGTGGTGGATGACCTGGCCTTCACCCCATGCGAGTGCGGCCCGGATGAGCCCAGCTGGCGCATGGAGGCCAGCTCCGCCAACGTCGTCCTGGGCGAACGCGCCACGCTGTCCTGGCCCGTGGTGTATGTGCAGTCCGTCCCGGTCTTCGCGCTGCCGTGGGTCTACCTGCCCCTGTCCGAGCGGCGCACGGGCTTCCTCCTCCCCAGCCCGACGATCTCGGGCCTCAATGGCATCAGCGTGCAGCAGCCGTTCTTCCTCACGCTGGGGCGCAGCTACGACCTGACGATCACGCCGGGCTACTATTCGGGGTCGGGCGACGACAAGGACATCCGGCTCTACGACTCGGACCCGGTTCCCGGCCCTGATGCGGTCACGTTGTCGGAGTACAGGCTGCCTCGGAACGTCGGCGTGAAGGGCCCCAGGTTGCTCACGGAGTTCCGCTACGTGCCCAGCGAGCGGACCCGCGGGCGCGTCACGCTGGGGTTGTTGCACGACTCCCAGCCTCTGCGAGACCCCAGGACAGGCGACTTCTATTTCTACCCGACGCCCGAGGGGGAGATTCCGCGCTACATCGATAAGCCGCGGGGCTGGCGGGGCGAGGCGTCGTGGCAGCACCTCCAGGACCTGGGCTCGGGCTGGTTCGACCGGGTCGACGCGGCGTTCGTCTCGGACGGCTTCTACACGCGAGACCTCAACGCCGACATCCTCATCCAGGGCGTGGATTACCTGCGCAGCAACGCCACCGTGTATCAGCGCCAGGCGGACCTCTACGCGGGCCTGGATGTCTCACTGCGACAGGACATCCGCTTCGCCTATCAGTTCTTCAGGGAGAACCGGGTGCCCGCCGGAGCCAAGGATGCTCCGACGGGCTCGCCCATCCTGCCTCGGCCGAAGACCTTCCAGCGCTTGCCCGGCCTCGTGTTCGCGCTGCCGGAGCGTCCGTTGGACGGCCTGCTGGGGCTCACCGGAGGGTTGCGCGCGGAGTTCACGCGCCTGGCGCCCTACAGCGGGGGCTTTGGCGACGAGGGCGTCGACGGCATCTTCCGGCCCGACGGGCTGTATGTCCCGCTGGGCATCCAAGGCACCTCGCCCCTCGACCTGGGACAAGCCAACGGTCGCTTCGACCCGGGAGACCGCGAGGCGAGAGACCGCATCGACTTCACCTCGCGCCTCTCCACCTCCGTGGCCTTGGGGAACGTCGCGCGCATGACGCCCTCGCTGTCGCTGCGCCAGGATGTCTGGGCCGGCGAGTACTCCGGCAAGGCGTGGCAGCGGGGCTATCCCATCGCGGGGCTTCTGCTGGACACCCAGCTGGTCCGCACGTGGGAGGGGGAGAAGGCGGCGGTGCGCCACGCCATCACGCCCTCGCTGGAGCTGCGCTACGTGCCGGGCGGGTGGGGCAGCGTGCCCTTCGTGCGCGCGGGTGATGGCGACTTCGCGCAGCCCTACGACGAAATCGATTTCGCCGTCCCGCTCACGCGGGCAGGGGCCACCCGAGGCTTCCTCCAGGGGGTGCTGGCCGTGGAGCAGTCGCTGCGCCTGAAGACCGGCAACTGGATTCGCGAGCCCCTCCGGCTGCGCCTCGGGCAAGGCTTCGACCTGACGCGCTACGTGCCCGCGGCCAACAAGCCCGTGGATATCAACTCACAGCCGATCCTTCGCGACACCTTCGCGCGGGTGAGCACGAGCGCGGGCATCCTCAACGGCGGTGCGATGGTCCGGTTCGACCCGAACACCGGCCGCTTCACCCAGCTCAGCGCAGACTTCTCCATCGACGACGGCAAGGGGCACGCGCTCTACGCCCGCTATGACGACGTCCTCACGGTCAGCGACCGGGCCTTCAACCGCGGTGAGCCGCGCAACGCCGTGGGGCCGGATTCCATCCGACGCCCTCTGGATGCCTTGGTAGGCAGTCTATCCCGGGAAACGCCCGGTCTCTTTGCAACCGAGCGGACTCAGGCCCTCATCGCGGGTACGCGTTTGATGCTCGGATTTGGCCTCGGGGTGCGGTACGAAGCCTTGGTGCAGCCGCCCTCCCAGGATCCAACAAACCAAGAGATCTCACAAAACAGGATCTTCAATCCTCTCACACAACAGACACTGGGCGTGTCCTACGGTCCCGCATGTGACTGTTGGCGCGTCGAGGGCGTAGTGACTCTGCGGCGTGATCTCGGACTGGAATTTTCTGGTGTGAATTTCACGGTCGCGGGATTGGGTTCCTTCGGGTCAGGCGGCTAG
- a CDS encoding enoyl-CoA hydratase/isomerase family protein, whose protein sequence is MEAGDVLYEVQGPQALLTVNRPKARNALSPSVVKALMDGLERADADSAVRVVVLTGAGEKVFCAGGDLGQMTGDAGFLSTHEGRRSYGKLLARFQEVRKPTVARVNGHALAGGLGLVLACDLAVAVEGADLGTPEIDVGLFPMMMMALLQRHVGRKRALELVLTGDRLSARDALSLGLLNRVVPAAELDGAVAALAHKLAGKSQSVLALGRRAFFTAEDLPLPAALEFLASQLSLNVLAEDAAEGVSAFLEKRPPQWKDR, encoded by the coding sequence ATGGAAGCCGGAGACGTCCTCTACGAAGTCCAAGGCCCCCAAGCCCTCCTGACCGTCAACCGGCCCAAGGCGCGCAACGCCTTGTCGCCCTCGGTGGTGAAGGCGTTGATGGATGGCCTGGAGCGCGCGGACGCGGACTCCGCCGTGCGCGTGGTGGTGCTCACCGGCGCGGGCGAGAAGGTCTTCTGCGCGGGCGGAGACCTGGGGCAGATGACGGGTGACGCGGGCTTTCTCTCCACCCACGAGGGGCGCCGCTCCTACGGGAAGCTGCTGGCCCGCTTCCAGGAGGTCCGCAAGCCGACGGTGGCGCGCGTCAACGGCCATGCGCTGGCCGGGGGCCTGGGCCTGGTGCTCGCGTGTGACCTGGCGGTCGCGGTGGAGGGCGCGGACCTGGGCACGCCCGAAATCGACGTGGGCTTGTTCCCCATGATGATGATGGCGCTCTTGCAGCGCCACGTGGGCCGCAAGCGGGCGCTGGAGCTGGTGCTCACCGGCGACCGGCTCTCCGCGCGCGACGCGTTGTCACTCGGGCTGCTCAACCGCGTGGTGCCCGCGGCGGAGCTGGATGGCGCGGTGGCGGCGCTGGCCCACAAGCTCGCGGGCAAGAGTCAGTCGGTGCTCGCGCTGGGGCGCCGCGCCTTCTTCACCGCGGAGGACCTGCCCCTGCCCGCGGCGCTGGAGTTCCTCGCGTCGCAGCTGTCGCTCAACGTGCTGGCCGAGGACGCCGCCGAGGGCGTCTCGGCCTTCCTGGAGAAGCGGCCTCCTCAGTGGAAGGACCGCTGA
- the accD gene encoding acetyl-CoA carboxylase, carboxyltransferase subunit beta: protein MAWFSKKPRIAVDTQQQPEPGPSRMEGLWAKCESCDEIIYRQELEKHWMVCPHCDHHHPWNARARLATLLDPSSFEEFDKELEPQDPLGFSDSKKYKDRLKSTRKNLEENDAFVAGVGRIGGHQVSVGAFVFEFMGGSMGSVVGEKVTRVFERAHELKCSALIFSASGGARMQEGIFSLMQMAKTSAAIARFRTGNKPYISVLLHPTTGGVAASFSWLGDVILAEPKALIGFAGPRVIEQTIRQKLPEGFQRSEFLLEHGMIDTIVNRKDLRAKLGQILGLLG from the coding sequence TGGGCCAAGTGCGAGAGCTGCGACGAGATCATCTACCGGCAGGAGCTGGAGAAGCACTGGATGGTGTGTCCGCACTGCGACCACCACCACCCTTGGAACGCCCGCGCGCGCCTGGCGACGCTGCTGGACCCGTCCAGCTTCGAGGAGTTCGACAAGGAGCTGGAGCCGCAGGACCCGCTCGGGTTCAGCGACTCGAAGAAGTACAAGGACCGGCTGAAGTCCACGCGCAAGAACCTGGAGGAGAACGACGCGTTCGTCGCGGGCGTGGGCCGCATCGGCGGGCACCAGGTCTCCGTGGGCGCCTTCGTGTTCGAGTTCATGGGCGGCTCCATGGGCTCGGTGGTGGGCGAGAAGGTGACGCGCGTCTTCGAGCGCGCGCACGAGCTGAAGTGCTCCGCGCTCATCTTCTCCGCGTCCGGTGGCGCTCGCATGCAGGAGGGCATCTTCTCGCTGATGCAGATGGCGAAGACGTCCGCGGCCATCGCGCGCTTCCGCACGGGAAACAAGCCCTACATCTCCGTGCTGCTGCACCCGACGACGGGTGGCGTGGCCGCGTCCTTCTCGTGGCTGGGAGACGTCATCCTCGCCGAGCCCAAGGCGCTCATCGGCTTCGCCGGTCCCCGCGTCATCGAGCAGACCATCCGCCAGAAGCTGCCGGAGGGCTTCCAGCGCTCGGAGTTCCTGCTCGAGCACGGGATGATCGACACCATCGTCAACCGCAAGGACCTGCGCGCGAAGCTCGGGCAGATTCTCGGCCTCCTGGGCTGA
- a CDS encoding bifunctional folylpolyglutamate synthase/dihydrofolate synthase: MSAPRTPEEALAFLARLNPSGIKLGLERVLEALDALGHPEQRFRVLHVAGTNGKGSTCAFAATALQAAGHRVGLYTSPHLVRINERIRVDGEDISDEEFGRAILDVLERYPSAVSEPMTYFEFGTLVALWHFARVGVDVVVLEVGLGGRLDATNAARPTVTAITPVSFDHMEYLGHTLGAIAGEKAGILKPGVPCVVSAQEPEALESIEVKARALSVPLWVEGRDFSAELQSDGSLSYRGPTWRLEGLRPSLRGPHQRQNAAVALACLEALDAHGVRVSTEAARAGVGSARWPGRLEEVGERPIVLMDGAHNPAGVAVLLASLRALYSGRPVHCVFGVVADKDRGPMMRALFPACASVQLTPLDTPRSLAPEAYLDEARALVSDVTAWPDVDAALAEARRRAGADGIVLCTGSLFLVGMVRARTRGP, translated from the coding sequence ATGAGCGCGCCCAGGACCCCTGAAGAAGCGCTGGCCTTCCTCGCGCGGCTGAACCCCTCCGGCATCAAGCTGGGGCTGGAGCGCGTGCTCGAGGCCCTGGACGCGCTGGGACACCCGGAGCAGCGCTTCCGGGTGCTCCACGTCGCGGGCACCAACGGCAAGGGCAGCACCTGCGCCTTCGCCGCCACCGCGCTCCAGGCCGCGGGCCACCGCGTGGGCCTCTACACGTCGCCGCATCTGGTGCGCATCAACGAGCGCATCCGGGTGGACGGCGAGGACATCTCCGACGAGGAGTTCGGCCGCGCCATCCTCGACGTGCTGGAGCGATATCCGTCCGCCGTCTCGGAGCCGATGACGTACTTCGAGTTCGGCACCCTCGTCGCGCTGTGGCACTTCGCGCGCGTGGGTGTGGACGTGGTCGTCCTGGAGGTGGGCCTGGGCGGTCGGCTGGATGCGACGAACGCGGCGCGGCCCACGGTGACGGCGATCACCCCCGTCTCCTTCGACCACATGGAGTACCTGGGCCACACGCTCGGGGCCATCGCCGGAGAGAAGGCGGGCATCCTCAAGCCCGGCGTTCCGTGTGTGGTGTCGGCGCAGGAGCCGGAGGCGCTGGAGTCCATCGAAGTGAAGGCCCGCGCCCTGTCCGTCCCGCTGTGGGTGGAGGGCCGGGACTTCTCCGCCGAGCTCCAGTCCGATGGGAGCCTGTCGTACCGGGGGCCCACCTGGCGGCTGGAGGGACTTCGCCCCTCGCTGCGGGGACCCCATCAGCGGCAGAACGCCGCGGTGGCGCTGGCCTGTCTGGAGGCGCTCGACGCGCATGGGGTGCGGGTGTCCACCGAGGCCGCGAGGGCGGGGGTGGGCTCGGCGCGCTGGCCCGGCCGGCTGGAGGAAGTAGGGGAGCGGCCCATCGTCCTCATGGATGGCGCGCACAACCCCGCGGGTGTGGCGGTGCTGCTGGCGTCGCTCCGGGCGCTGTACTCGGGACGTCCCGTGCACTGTGTCTTCGGCGTGGTGGCGGACAAGGACCGGGGGCCGATGATGCGGGCCCTCTTCCCCGCGTGTGCTTCCGTGCAGCTGACGCCCTTGGACACTCCGCGCTCGCTGGCTCCGGAGGCCTACCTGGACGAGGCCCGCGCGCTGGTGTCCGACGTGACGGCGTGGCCGGACGTGGACGCGGCGCTGGCGGAGGCGCGCAGGCGAGCGGGCGCGGATGGCATCGTCCTGTGCACAGGCTCACTCTTCCTGGTGGGGATGGTGCGGGCGCGCACGCGCGGGCCCTGA
- a CDS encoding helix-turn-helix domain-containing protein, with translation MSDLGKRIGQRIRELRTQRPERWTQEELAERAQISVSFLSMIERGERVPHVETLAALANALGVSLGELFTGTEQTLAQTEDLLRPLSDFARARGLTARDVDRLLGVARVMFSGTVA, from the coding sequence GTGTCGGACCTCGGAAAACGAATCGGCCAGCGCATCCGCGAGCTTCGTACGCAGAGGCCGGAGCGGTGGACGCAGGAAGAGCTCGCGGAGCGGGCTCAGATCAGCGTCTCCTTTCTTTCCATGATCGAGCGCGGCGAGCGCGTCCCCCACGTGGAGACACTCGCCGCCCTGGCCAACGCCCTTGGCGTCAGCCTGGGTGAGCTTTTCACTGGGACGGAGCAGACCCTTGCCCAGACAGAGGACCTGTTGCGTCCCCTGTCGGACTTCGCACGCGCCCGGGGCCTCACCGCCCGGGACGTGGACCGCCTGCTCGGGGTCGCCCGGGTGATGTTCAGCGGCACTGTCGCCTGA
- a CDS encoding M23 family metallopeptidase, which yields MASLPARSRYSLSSRWTLALLALGASAQAAEPSSATPVAVAVAQARPQLSLHPGSARPGDPVMVAVRGLAGMPTGTLAGRPLKFFAWGEGFLAVTGLSVELAPGSAMVHVEAPALAGGAPVELAGTLDVVEPGYPARELKVSGKYVEPPASVRTRIAADKRAFAAAFDQPFSSPHFAQNFVRPRQDRITAPFGDKRTFNGKLSSQHFGVDLDGDPGAPVMASNEGTVVMTRDNYAAGKTVLIHHGADLYTSYFHLSRIHVKNGAKVTQGQRIGEVGSTGRVTGPHLHWGVKVGGRWVDGESLLRLDFFPTPPAMASGETGAGAQ from the coding sequence ATGGCTTCGCTTCCCGCACGCTCGCGATATTCCCTTTCCTCTCGATGGACGCTCGCGCTGCTTGCCCTCGGTGCCAGTGCCCAGGCCGCGGAGCCCTCCTCCGCCACGCCCGTCGCGGTGGCGGTGGCGCAGGCAAGGCCTCAGCTCTCACTGCACCCGGGCTCGGCCCGGCCGGGAGACCCGGTGATGGTGGCCGTGCGAGGCCTGGCGGGGATGCCCACGGGGACCCTCGCGGGGCGCCCCCTGAAGTTCTTCGCCTGGGGCGAGGGCTTCCTCGCGGTGACGGGGCTCTCCGTGGAGCTCGCGCCCGGGAGCGCCATGGTGCACGTGGAAGCCCCCGCGCTCGCGGGCGGCGCGCCGGTGGAGCTGGCCGGGACGCTGGACGTTGTGGAGCCGGGCTATCCCGCGCGAGAGCTGAAGGTGTCCGGAAAGTACGTGGAGCCCCCCGCCTCCGTGAGGACCCGCATCGCCGCGGACAAGCGTGCCTTCGCGGCGGCGTTCGACCAGCCCTTCAGCTCGCCCCACTTCGCGCAGAACTTCGTGCGCCCTCGGCAGGACCGCATCACCGCGCCCTTCGGCGACAAGCGCACCTTCAACGGCAAGCTGTCCAGCCAGCACTTCGGCGTGGACCTCGACGGAGACCCGGGCGCCCCGGTGATGGCCAGCAACGAAGGCACCGTGGTGATGACGCGCGACAACTACGCCGCGGGCAAGACGGTGCTCATCCACCACGGCGCGGACCTCTACACGTCGTACTTCCACCTGTCGCGCATCCACGTGAAGAATGGCGCCAAGGTGACGCAGGGCCAGCGCATCGGCGAGGTGGGCAGCACCGGCCGCGTCACCGGCCCCCACCTCCACTGGGGCGTGAAGGTGGGCGGTCGCTGGGTGGATGGTGAATCCCTGTTGCGCCTGGACTTCTTCCCCACCCCGCCAGCCATGGCCAGCGGGGAGACGGGGGCCGGCGCTCAGTGA